A stretch of Calypte anna isolate BGI_N300 unplaced genomic scaffold, bCalAnn1_v1.p scaffold_87_arrow_ctg1, whole genome shotgun sequence DNA encodes these proteins:
- the LOC103528992 gene encoding keratin, type II cytoskeletal 73-like, with the protein MSRQAPTVRSVLGRRGFSSASEICGRSFAASACQPVRCGAGAYSSRSVCNLGGNRRISYVNGACGTGCFGDLGFGGVGYGNVGARVGVCGPRGYSIVRGYPERKPDGIQGICIDERLLKPLCVGVDPLEHEIRCQEKEQIKTLNTQFACFIDKVRFLEQQNKVLETKWGLLQQYVLPKKGKNLELYFENYICDLRKRLDCLLCEKQKLGSEECATSQLVEEFKCKYEEEINRRTTVENEFVALKKDADCIFLNKEELEVKVDLLRRQLELLKCVFEEERAQVDRQLCDTSVIVKMDNNRDLDMESIIKNVECWYQEIAQKSKEEVDAFYQTRFQELQDKRGKYCDDLQSNKCEISELTRMIQKLQCELENVKKQVSCLQTSICDVEQRGDCALKDAREKHIELQNALQKAKDELACMLRDYQELLNVKLALDIEIATYKTLLEGEESRICVGNPVSVSVVSSGYNLPDDCGLMAASGAACGFTSMGRRSGRHSSQNGGFSSRSAGIHPKRIISSVAKQCVPEVYCQTGGLNCKNGGFSSRSGGYPTRAVISTGNGGLNARMGACQSGGVVSFGNQGCVIRQLGGSPVVVANSPEVVGCNNGVVGNFGVVRDQCVVP; encoded by the exons ATGAGCAGACAGGCGCCTACGGTGAGATCCGTCCTGGGACGAAGAGGCTTCAGTTCGGCTTCGGAGATTTGTGGTCGAAGctttgctgcctctgcctgccagcCCGTCCGCTGTGGAGCTGGTGCCTACAGCAGCAGGAGTGTCTGCAACCTGGGGGGGAACAGGAGAATTTCCTACGTCAACGGGGCCTGTGGGACTGGGTGTTTTGGAGACCTCGGCTTTGGCGGCGTGGGCTACGGGAACGTTGGAGCCAGAGTTGGCGTTTGTGGTCCCAGGGGATACAGTATTGTGAGAGGCTACCCCGAACGCAAGCCCGATGGCATCCAAGGTATCTGCATCGATGAGAGGCTTCTGAAGCCCCTCTGTGTTGGGGTGGACCCCCTGGAACATGAAATACGCTGCCAGGAGAAAGAACAGATCAAGACCCTCAACACCCAATTCGCCTGCTTCATCGACAAG GTCCGattcctggagcagcagaacaaaGTGCTGGAGACCAAGTGGGGCCTGCTGCAGCAATACGTCCTCcccaagaaagggaaaaacctTGAACTGTACTTTGAGAATTACATCTGCGACCTGCGGAAGCGCCTGGACTGCTTGCtctgtgaaaagcaaaaactgGGCAGTGAGGAGTGTGCCACGAGCCAGCTGGTGGAGGAGTTCAAGTGCAA ATATGAAGAGGAAATCAACAGGAGGACCACGGTGGAAAATGAGTTTGTGGCACTCAAAAAG gaTGCAGACTGCATCTTTTTGAACAAGGAAGAGCTGGAGGTGAAGGTGGATCTGCTAAGAaggcagctggagctgttgAAATGTGTGTTTGAGGAG GAACGGGCTCAGGTGGATCGCCAGCTCTGCGACACTTCGGTCATTGTGAAAATGGACAACAACAGAGACCTGGACATGGAAAGCATCATCAAGAATGTTGAATGCTGGTACCAAGAAATAGCTCAGAAGAGCAAAGAAGAAGTTGATGCTTTCTACCAAACCAGG TTTCAGGAGCTTCAGGATAAGAGAGGCAAATACTGTGATGACCTCCAAAGCAACAAGTGTGAGATCTCAGAGCTAACCCGGATGATACAGAAGCTGCAGTGTGAACTGGAGAATGTGAAGAAGCAG GTCTCCTGCCTGCAAACCTCCATTTGTGACGTTGAGCAGCGTGGGGACTGTGCCCTGAAAGATGCCCGGGAGAAGCACATTGAGCTGCAGAACGCCCTCCAGAAGGCCAAGGATGAGCTGGCTTGCATGCTGAGGGAttaccaggagctgctgaacgTCAAACTGGCCCTGGATATTGAGATTGCAACATACAAGACCCTCCTGGAAGGTGAAGAGAGCAG GATATGTGTGGGGAACCCCGTGAGTGTGT CTGTGGTCAGCAGTGGCTACAACCTCCCCGATGACTGCGGGCTGATGGCCGCCAGCGGGGCCGCCTGTGGCTTCACCTCCATGGGGAGACGTTCCGGACGCCACAGCTCCCAGAATGGAGGCTTCAGCTCCCGGAGTGCTGGGATCCATCCCAAGAGAATCATTAGCTCAGTGGCCAAGCAGTGTGTGCCAGAGGTTTATTGCCAAACCGGAGGGCTCAACTGCAAAAACGGGGGATTCAGCTCCCGGAGCGGGGGGTACCCAACCCGCGCCGTCATCAGCACAGGGAACGGGGGCTTGAACGCGAGGATGGGGGCTTGCCAAAGCGGGGGGGTGGTCAGCTTTGGGAACCAAGGTTGTGTCATCCGGCAGCTGGGGGGTTCTCCCGTTGTCGTGGCAAACAGCCCCGAGGTCGTGGGGTGCAACAACGGCGTGGTGGGGAACTTCGGGGTTGTCAGAGATCAGTGTGTTGTCCCCTAA